The window GGATTGCTTTTTTGTACGGTGAGGATTCTCTGAGAAATATATATCCCCGAGATGCCCAATGTCCGAAAAAACGAGGCGCGTGAACCATgtatattaatttatatttttttaaaattaaaaacaattatttatatttttgtttatgGAACTGTAGAGCGCCGCCACAGGCCCACTCTACAGAATTGTCTCGATATTTCCTGCGAGATTGCATGTTTGACACATTAATttgttattaatattaattaatatctACTTATTAATAGAAATCGATTATACATCTAATTGCGAGTTTTGAATAACATGTCATGATGAGAAACAAGAATTAGGCTGATACAAATATAATCCCCATCAAATACACGACTTATGTTCAACCAATGATATTTCGATAACAtaacaagaaaaaataaaacaaagtgATTTGGATCCGATATTGTTCAACTCATCATCTTCATTGGATTATGCGAGCTCTCCCATGATCTGACAATTTTATCGTGCATATTACGACTTTATCGTGCATGGTGGATGATCGAATATCGTAACAAATATATTACGTCTTATTGCTGAGAAATATGGGTGGTTTCTTTATATGTTGATGGCTTAATCGCAGCTGACATGAGTTTTCACTTGCACGCGTTAGGCGCGAGAGTAGGGAATTAATTGCATTGATAAGATTAACTAAAGCGCCGATTCGGGGATGGGACATCTTGGACGGTCGGAATCTAAAAGCGCAGAACAAATCTCACGCGCAATCGTGCAGTTGGTTGGACAGAAAGGACTTACACGTGGCAAGAAGGGTGGCGTCTCTCACTGGGAAAATCCATGTCAGCCTAAAAAATCAAACCTAATTGGTACGTCATCGCCATCGTCATCTTTGTCATATTTCCTTCTTCGTTCAAATATATATCTGTGGCTAGAATCGGATCTTGTTTTATCTTAAAATCGCAAATTTTATAATCTAATCTTTTTTCTTGATCAagtcaaatacaataaaaataataatagagTATCTTAATCCGTTCACCACAAAATGATCGATTAAGTAGCACACTTCCTAACATCGTTCGATTTTTTGCATAAATTTCGTAATGATTTTAATATgtccgatttttttttttgtattctcGTGTGGAAAAAGGCTTTGATTCTTAAGTTACTGTATTATGCTTTCCTCGATGAAAAAACGTAATATCGTTAATATAATCaactttattttatatatattgaaCAAGTAAATTGAATGGGAAAAAATGGATCGAGTAGGTAAACATCATGGAAGTATATAAAAGAAACAAACGTGGAACCTTGAAAAAAATGAGACAATTTTTGTCCGCTTGTCGTTTGTTCAAAGCGATCATGTCTCTTGGCGTACAACTTTTGATAATTTTAAAGATAAGATTAATTAAAAATGTATAATCTTGTGGTACAAACAAGAGCAGCCATTTTTCAGTCAACAAAATAACTTATTATTGAAGTCGTAAAATTGACACCCGCACGCGTGGGGATACATTTATTATTTCCATCCACCAATTTTCCGAgttttcaatatatataatcataaatttgaaaattaaaaaaaaaaacgatgctttatatattaaaagaaaatatataaagGTTTACTCAACAAATATCGAAAGATAGCAACAacgtaaaatttatttatatatatatatatatatatatttatatatatatatatatatatatatttatatatatatatatatatatatatatatatatatatatatatatatatatatatatattaattgttGGCTTCCAAAAATGGAGATGCAAAAGAGTGAAAAACAAAAAGACGATGAATGTAAAAAGAATAAGTCGTGTCTCATTATGAAGCTTTGGATGAGTTGATCTAACGGAAATCCATGTCGTTTGACTTTTGACCAAGTTACGTAGTGTTCATATCTTTGTTGGGATATTTGGGAAAATGGTAGGCAAGACAAGCAAAGCAACAGCCGGAATACCGGTAAAGTCGATGCTGGGTGTgggggcactgcccccacaccaTATCAAGGGCCCAAAATTCACTTCATGGGGAGGggggaaaataaaaaataaaaaaaaatgggccagaattttttctggcccttggatctacccctgcaggcagtgcctgcaggggTAGGGTCGAATTTTCCCGGAATACCCAACACTGtcatattatatttaatatatttttggtTGGTTTGTttgttggatttttttttttctcaatgTCATAAATTTGTTAGTTTAATGCGGTTATTTTGGAAATTATTTATGTAATGTCGGCCCCGTCACATTTGGCTCTCGAGTTTGGGACATTAACAATTTGTTGGAGATTGTTTTCTTAggagtttaaaaatttttgcTTTCACATTTAAATGTTTTGAGGTGTAATATGATTTAAACAATTCATAGAGTGTTTTAAAATAGTTTACTTTAACGTATATAACATTAGCTCCAACTATTTCGTAGTTTAAGTGGAGATAACTCTTGTTATAAATTACTACAAACTGATCTTTCTCATTCTTCGTCCACTATCAAAAACTGTATTTCTCATATATATCGTACTAGAAATCTataattcgataacgatgtgatgTATATTTACTTAATAGTAGTGGCATGATATGTGCAACTAAGAAAACATATTTCCCTGATGTACATATCTTGTTCAGGTCAAAGAATCCTtgtactattaactcatcaaatcacataggatatcttcaacGACTACAATGCATTAGCTCCCTACATATTTTGTAACTACATCCGATCTCGCTATCTGATGACTTTCGATAGAGCCGGTAAATAAGTCAAAGTACATACTAGTACGCATAGCCTCCATGTTATCCATGGTCTAAGGACTAATAGTGTACAACCATAATCGTAGACGATTTCACTCGATAAGTAATAATTACTTGAAAAATCTGAGGGAGGATTGATCAGCGCATCATCAAATGATCATACATCTGTATGAATAAACATCTTCAGGCAATGGAACATGTCTTTACATCATAGTTACTAGTCTCAAATTTATTCTTACTTTAGGCAGTTAAATCGACCACAAAttaatttagaatatacagtacacTTGTTAACGAGTTTCATAATCTTATGTTAAGAGGAATACATTATGATATTTGTTGAATATTTAAAAACTTTACATATGTAGCTTGCATGTTTGTACAGATAAAATAAgtgttataattaaataataatcataaaatattattaaaataaaattatatttacataatgagttaaaaaaaaactcaaacaTATTGCTTGACACGTGTTCTACCGTAATTGTCAATGTGTTTGTTAGATTGCGAGGCTTTGTCAGGAGATCAGTAGACTTTTCTTCATATTTGAAGTAGAAACATAGTTTTAGAAATGAACAAAGACTATacgataaactaatgattaaataaaatttgcCTTGATATATTTCATTTCAACTACCTATGCCTTTTTTTACACACATGCAAATGTTTATATGAATACAGACACGGGTTATGCTATATTAATTatgatataaataaattttacacTAAATTAGCAAAGCAAGATTAGAGAGGGACAGTGTTTGTGTATTAATGCGAGAGAGAAATATAGTAGGGTGGGAAGAGACAGGGACAAGCCGCAGTATCCACTACGCTAACATAGGCGTGACAAAAGAATAAGCCATAAAAAGCCCCCTCTCCATTTGCCTTTGTGCATTTTGCTTTGTTTATTAAGTTTGGGGTTTCTTTTGGAAAGGGTTATGTATCTGCGTTATAAATTTCAGTCTTTCTTGTGAATAATCATTCTTCTTTAAACTCAAGATTACTCTGTTTGAAGCCTTTGAAACTGTTGTGTAGCCCTTAGGGTGGTTCTTTTTGGGTTACCTAGTCCTTTTGATTCTGTGTAGCGGATGTAAAAGTGTGAGCTTTCATGTGTGCGAGCTTTGGTTGAGCATTTCAAGGTTGGTTTTTTGTTTCTTATAGTCCCTCCTTTTCTTATCTTAGTAGTCTTAAGGTTCTTGTTAATCTTACATCTTGTATATTTCTTTTGCTTAAAGTGTCCTTTTACTGTTTTTTCTTCCAGCAAAATTACTTTCTGGTTAAGTCCTCGCTTGTGGTGGAGAAGAGTTTCATTACTCAGTGTTTCTTGAAAAATATATGGAGGGGTTTTCTAAAAAAGACGTGGGTTGTCCTCAGCTACTGGATTTGATGGTTCCTAAAGGGAAGGAGTTGCTTGTGAAAAGTGCAGTAGAAACGAAACATGGACTTTCAGAGGAGAAAAAGCTGGAGTTAAGGCTTGGACCACCAAGTGGAGACTGGACCATCTCCAAAGGAAGAGACCATACGTGTTTGGATCAATTTGCAAATAACCCGTCTATTCAAAATCCAGTCTTGAAATCTCCATGGAACCATCAAAATATGGCTTCTTTTCTTCATCTTCAATCAGCTCCGCAAGACCCGGTTACTATCATGAAGGAATCCTCACAGCCCTGTAGCATTAGAGCAGCGGTAGATTTGCAGTCTGCAGAAAAGAAGGCATTTTCACCAGCAAACAGTGCTCAGAAAAGGTGGCCAGCTTTGTTTCTTTCCTCTTTTACCATCGTTTTATTTTTCTCTTTGTATATAGAGAGGTTAATTGGATTTGGTTTTCTTTCCTGATGGTTCTCTCATCTGTTTCTTATTTTATTCATTTGGTTATTGGACAAATTGCTTTTAACGTGCCTTTTTCAGTAGTCTGGTACTTGAAAGATATTTGCATTCACTTCATATTAATAAAGACTATATATTATGCATATTCAAGATTTGACAATTTTATGGCGTGGTTACAACCTTTGATATTTCATTCAACTAATTTGAACCTGATTAGGAGATCTTTTGTTTTGCATACTTTCCGGATGGTGGTATTGTAAAGATGGTAAATTTTAGGAAAATTCCCTCTAATTATACTAAATTATTGAGCCTGTTTGTTAATTTGTTGCATACTTCACCTCGTTTTACTTGGTAAGATTGTCTTATttcattctgatatcaattgatttcaaatttaggACTGCTCCTGCTCCTGCTCCAGTGGTGGGATGGCCTCCTTTACGATCATTTCGAAAGAATCTCGTGAGTGGCTGTTCTTCCAAAACGGCTTCTGAGTCACCTACCGATGTCTCAACCAAACTTAGTAACCAGAAACAGATTAACAATTGCCCGAAAAGCCCGTTTGTGAAGGTCAACATGGATGGTGTTCCCATTGGACGGAAAGTGGACCTTAAAGCATATGAAAGTTATGAAAAGCTTGCCATAGCAGTCGATGAACTCTTTCGAGGTCTTCTGGCAGGTAATTCGTGTTGTCATTGATAATTGTGGGGGAGAAACCGGTGTTGTATTTGAAGCTACATCTCTGCTTAATTTGCCCTATTACTTATTCTCGACGGTTTAtgacattttaaattaaatacgtGCTTTACTTGATCACGCAAATCTTATAGACTGATTCACATTTGTAGTTCAAAGAGATACTTGCGCTGGTGGAATCAAGAACAAGGAAACCGAAGGGAAAGGGGCTATCGGAGGTTTATTGGATGGAAGTGGTGAATATACTCTTGTTTATGAAGATAATGAAGGCGACAGGATGCTCGTCGGTGATGTCCCTTGGCAGTAAGCATCTTACCTCCTTTGATCTGATGTCATTCTATATTTTTGATGTTCGAGCACTTGTTATATGTTACGAGTTCTATTGGTTTTGGCTTCTCTGCACCTAAATTCTATGCACTAAATAAACTGCTAGCGAAGACATAAACTTCATAAAATCTTGAATCATGTTCGGCTTTCAATCTTCTTAAATTTTTTGATAATCTGATAGTAACATGATGTGTGTACATTTGGCAGCATGTTTGTATCTACGGTGAAGAGACTGCGCGTCTTGAAAAGTTCTGAACTCCCTACTCTGTCGAGTGAGTTCCTCACACTTTCGATTGATCTTTGTGAATCTTTTTTTATTGGTAATAATCCTGGATTATCAATTGATCTTTGGTTCTTTGCAGGTTGGAGGAAATAGACTGTGTGAGATTGAAGCCGGTGCAACGGCGTAGGAACTCGGATAATACAGCACATAGTTTGTATGGAGGGACTCACTGCGTTGTGTTAATTACGGACTTTTGTATGTTAATTATATGGTTTAGGACAGAGGAAAGTAGTTATCTGGAGTTTGCTTCAACTCTCCGAAAGAGCTCAGTGAACTGTTTTTAAATTATTAGGTTTTCTTGATGCTGTATAAAAAAGAAACATTAAGTTGCATGTATAAATGCAAATGTTTCCTTGTTTGGAAAGACAACATGTTTTAGTCAACAGTGAGATATTCCAAGGGTTATGAATACATTACGTTAAATGTCAGTGTCCTTTCTTTAtaatacaaataaaataaaattaataatatttttgtgcAACATTCACATACATAATTCTGAGTCATGTCGTTGCAAATAATGGTGCACCACTGGCATTCGTTTCTTTGTGAAAACCTAACAATATTTCAAACGGAATGTTAATAGAAAGATTAGATGAGAGGCGTTAATATCCATAATGATTGGTAAGACAGGGCAAGATACCATTTCTATTCTACatcatttgattttatttttaaaaaacacatGATTTAATTTGAGAATATAAAACtgtatgtcccaaataatttcAGTGAGTTAATGATAAAAGGGAACGGTCATCAATTTAGATTATTTTGGACCATTTAACGCATTAACGGGGCATCGGTTTCCACTTCTTTTCGGTTACTGATTCCACTAGATTGCTAACTTATATCTACAAGCTTTGCACATCAAAGTGACGAGAAATAAATAAACTGTTTAAAGTAATAATAGTATTATACAAGTTTAAGTTTTGAGTCTGATAAAAAGATACATTAAGAACCTTTGTTCAAAAACTACGGACCAACATTTCTTCTCATTTCTCAATAAACACAAACCACGACCCTAGAGATTAATTAAGGTCAGTTTCATTAAAATCTTTCCAGAGCAGAGGATAGAAACTTCCATGCCACAGCATGGTTTAGAAGCTTCAAATTATACACTGAGATTTGATGGCTGCTTAAGTTAGCTGACTTTGGCTCGCACAACCTTGCCTGGAAATAAAAGAGATGAAAGCCAGCATAGAATGCGACACTTACCTGAGCTGCCAGCTTTCAGTCGCATGAAGATAGGTCGACGATTCAGGCAGTTGAAATAAAAGACTTAGCCTGCTGCAAATATGGCAAAAGGGAACCAAGACGAAGCAGATTAAAACAAATAAGGTGATAATGATTAGAGGTAAGAGCAAAGAAATCGTTTGGGCATGCCTCATCACATTCTTCCGAACCGGTTCTGGTAAAACACCATCCCCAGATTTGAGCACCATTCCAAGCACGGTACCAGGcttcacaaaaacaaaaagcaaTGGAAAACATTAAATAGTGTTGCGCGAACTATAAATAAGATATGTACTTCACAAAGCTGTAACCATCGCTCAGAACATGCTACAGGAAgtaataaagaaaatgaaaaggtGTGCAACAGATGTAGAATAGAAACTGGGAAAAGTGAACTTAAGTCCAAAACCTCCAACTCCTCCTGCACTCCACCCAAAACACAAGCACCAACTTCACGCCCATTATCAAAAACCAGTGGTCTATTATCCCCGTATGAAGCATCCATTGAAAGTCCTTGATTATTGATCTCCGAGTTACCATCAATACTGCATGCAGAGTGAGAGGTACTGGAACTGGAAATGAAGGCATCCTCAGAATTTTCAGCAGAGAGCATCCCCTGGTTTGATTTTATCATACTTGCATCAACTTCTTCATCTTCATCCTTAGGTTGCTGCTGCTTCCCATTTAATCCAGAGCACTTCACCCTTGATGTTATTGGGGTATGTTCTGCAGACTCTCTCAGAGCACCAGTGCTTTTCAAAGTAATTTCTGGAGACATCAAATCTCCATTCTGAGAGCTAATTGAGTGTCTTTTCTTTCGATTATCCTCTAACTCGGACTCATCAACCTCTATCTTCTGTTTTAGGactctttcagcaaatccataCATGCAGGATTCACGACCTTCATTTGATATCTCACCAAGCTGTTGCTGATTCAAGGGCGGCCACTGTTTCAAGGTCCCAGCACTTTTTGTACAAATAAGTTCAGGAGACACCGACTCTCGATTATGCGGGCTAATCGGGCATCTTTTCTTTTGATTCTCATCCAACTCGGACTCATCAAACCCCCTTTTTCGTTTTAGAACTCCTTCAGCAGATCGAGACTGGCAAGATTCACCATCTTCAGATGAAACCTTACAAACCTGTTGCTGACTCATCGGCCTCATATGTCGGCTTCTTTTGTAACCCTCTGCAAATACATAAGAGGGAATTTGCTTTCTACGAACATGAGAAACGTATATTTCCATTCCGGGTTTCCAGTACAAGTAAGAATTTATTTGATGCCTAAACTCGTCAACAGTCTTGCGAATATCAAACTGTTGACCTTCTTGAACCACCTCTCCTTGCTTTCTTTGCAATCCCGTAAAAAAAGCGCAATGAGCACATGGCTTAGAAGAGTCCACATGATCATGTGGATAAGGATGACATTGTAATTTCCCAGAGGTGTCCCGCTCAATCTGCACATAAGTTAAAACCATAAGAGAAGAGGGCACCACCAAAGATTACCCATACAAGTCCTAATAAAAGAGCTAGTTAACTATAAAGTAATATCAATTCAATCAGTACAATAAAACAATATCCACAAGACAGATTACCATTAAAGTCAGCTGTCTCAGACGGGATTCTACCCAGCCCCTCCAAGCACGCAAGTCATCGAGATCAGCAGCCACAATATCAACCTGAAGGTAGTTCTTGTAGCTTTCAAAGAATAAAAATGGCTTGAATAAAGTACTCCATTGTGTTTTATTCAGCTCAATATCCTGTAATTGCCATCAATGGCAAATATTTAATCAGTAGTAATACTTGTAAAAAGCTGTTAAAAAAGACGACTAAACAGGCTGAACACTATCTACCTCACAAATTTTTTTACCAAACTGGAACTGTTCATTCATAACCCGGAGAGTACTAGCTGAAACATTATAACTAGAATTCATGCAAGGGTACGCAGGGGTTATAATAGGCATTAGATGATTTCGATCCCAATGATTCCTTCGAGGATCCCATACAGAAAATCCAAGTTCGTCATCATCAATTTCACACAGCATTACAGGATTTGGCCAACGCCACTGTGTATATACTCTGAAAAACCGAGAGACTAGCATACTGGGATTTGCCTTGGGGTAAAATTGACACAAACGAGCAACAAGTAGGGCCCAGTTTACACCACCAAGAAACCCCGTCACCTGAAAAAACAAAGTTAAAACAAGTTATCCACAAAAAACTAATGGATAGGTTAAATCGATAATAATATAACCAAATAATCAACTCACATTTGAATAAACACCACGCCTCTTAGCCCAGAACTTTAGGCACCGCAGTGTAGTCCGGAAGTTCTAAAAGGACAAGACACTGAGCATCAGATAAGCCAATTATGAAACAACAGAACATATGCATAAACGGGCTGTCGTTATGCTAAAAGCACCTCAACATTTGGAACAAGCTTGAGAATTTGATCTGCTACACGGCAGCCGTTGAGACTCCGTACGGTGGGTTCATCTATGTTTTGCAATACAGATATATTTGAGATATCTAAATCCTGTAGGAGATTATTGTCAAGTAAGAAAATGTTGATTAACACATAAAATCTATTCTCAGTTGGACCAGTGAGCACGGCATGAAGTGAAGGACATCCAAAGTCTATCAAAGCATTAGACATTCTACACAACAAAAACATGCACACCAAATAAGAAAAAAGCAGTCCAGTAATGATAATATTAAGGTTGTGCAGACATAATGCCGCTCCATATGCACAACACCATTCCAACTAATTTTAGACGCCAATTCATTCTATTTCTATACCTTTAACTTCAATCATAAGAACAACTAGAAGTCATTTATGAACACTTGACATACTAATCAGTTGAAACAGAGCAAAACTTCCTTAACAGACATGGGAATATAAATTGTGGGGAGGTGATTAGAGTGTACCACACCcagtaattaaataatgtttaggAAACAGATAAACACGAGTGAGGGGTCGGAGAGAAGATTGCATCAATAGTAAATAACAACATAGACAAGAAAAGAAACTGAAACAAGGTTGGGGGTCCTAATTTCTGAAAACAGTTACCTCTGGAACAACCAGGAGAGAAATACTTGCATAGAGAAGATCAATCGATATTCCATCAAACTTGAACTTCATAACCGGGACGTGAGCATCAGGTACTGGTTGGAGTTCAGTAACCTCTTCCATGTCAGCTAAAATGTTATGGAGAACGTAAAAGAAATCCTCCTGGGAAGCCAACAATCCATCAGTAGAGGTTTAAACCACACAGACCAGGTCCAGAATAGAAAGTGTGAGTAAAAGAGTACCTCACGAGTAACATAGGATGGCCCAACACACAAAGTATCAATATCAGCTCCAGGGCCATGCACCTGCAAAAGAAAACATAGGCCAAAAATAAGTTAAAATAGACTAAAAGCTTcacaaagaaaaaggaaaacacGAAAAAggccaaaaacaacttatcatTAACTAAAAGCTTCACAAAGAAAAAAGGAGAACATGAAAAGAGAAAGAGAACTGtaggtaaaaaataaaaaacaaaaattgacAAGAAAGCAGAACTCCACAAACTGAAAAAATGTATAAAACAATTAAAAAGCTAAGAAAAGTGTACAAGGAGAAAGGAAAAATAAACCACAAGTATAAATACAAGTTATACATACGAGAAACATTGTTGCAGGAAGTGGTGTCCACAGCCTCTTAAACAACCATCACATAACATTGGTGAAAACAGAGCACGAAGGTACCCTTAATCCTTCcgaaaaaaattaataacaatGAAACTATTCAGTTATCATATGTTCTATTGAATCGGTGTTGGAAGAAATCTTCTCTCAAAATCAATGCACACACATATCAAATTTCAAACCGGAAAAAAAATCtgcaattttaataaaaaattaaaataatccaaccCTTATATGATTGTGTG is drawn from Primulina eburnea isolate SZY01 chromosome 10, ASM2296580v1, whole genome shotgun sequence and contains these coding sequences:
- the LOC140803493 gene encoding nuclear poly(A) polymerase 4-like isoform X1, encoding MVGSDGLNGSPSALLEQKQPPKQWGVTRPLSLAGPIEADIQRNTGLEKFLVDSGLFESAEEASKREIVLCRLKQIVKDWVKELTRLRGYTDQMVEDANALIFTFGSYRLGVHGPGADIDTLCVGPSYVTREEDFFYVLHNILADMEEVTELQPVPDAHVPVMKFKFDGISIDLLYASISLLVVPEDLDISNISVLQNIDEPTVRSLNGCRVADQILKLVPNVENFRTTLRCLKFWAKRRGVYSNVTGFLGGVNWALLVARLCQFYPKANPSMLVSRFFRVYTQWRWPNPVMLCEIDDDELGFSVWDPRRNHWDRNHLMPIITPAYPCMNSSYNVSASTLRVMNEQFQFGKKICEDIELNKTQWSTLFKPFLFFESYKNYLQVDIVAADLDDLRAWRGWVESRLRQLTLMIERDTSGKLQCHPYPHDHVDSSKPCAHCAFFTGLQRKQGEVVQEGQQFDIRKTVDEFRHQINSYLYWKPGMEIYVSHVRRKQIPSYVFAEGYKRSRHMRPMSQQQVCKVSSEDGESCQSRSAEGVLKRKRGFDESELDENQKKRCPISPHNRESVSPELICTKSAGTLKQWPPLNQQQLGEISNEGRESCMYGFAERVLKQKIEVDESELEDNRKKRHSISSQNGDLMSPEITLKSTGALRESAEHTPITSRVKCSGLNGKQQQPKDEDEEVDASMIKSNQGMLSAENSEDAFISSSSTSHSACSIDGNSEINNQGLSMDASYGDNRPLVFDNGREVGACVLGGVQEELEPGTVLGMVLKSGDGVLPEPVRKNVMSRLSLLFQLPESSTYLHATESWQLR
- the LOC140803493 gene encoding nuclear poly(A) polymerase 4-like isoform X2; the encoded protein is MVGSDGLNGSPSALLEQKQPPKQWGVTRPLSLAGPIEADIQRNTGLEKFLVDSGLFESAEEASKREIVLCRLKQIVKDWVKELTRLRGYTDQMVEDANALIFTFGSYRLGVHGPGADIDTLCVGPSYVTREEDFFYVLHNILADMEEVTELQPVPDAHVPVMKFKFDGISIDLLYASISLLVVPEDLDISNISVLQNIDEPTVRSLNGCRVADQILKLVPNVENFRTTLRCLKFWAKRRGVYSNVTGFLGGVNWALLVARLCQFYPKANPSMLVSRFFRVYTQWRWPNPVMLCEIDDDELGFSVWDPRRNHWDRNHLMPIITPAYPCMNSSYNVSASTLRVMNEQFQFGKKICEDIELNKTQWSTLFKPFLFFESYKNYLQVDIVAADLDDLRAWRGWVESRLRQLTLMIERDTSGKLQCHPYPHDHVDSSKPCAHCAFFTGLQRKQGEVVQEGQQFDIRKTVDEFRHQINSYLYWKPGMEIYVSHVRRKQIPSYVFAEGYKRSRHMRPMSQQQVCKVSSEDGESCQSRSAEGVLKRKRGFDESELDENQKKRCPISPHNRESVSPELICTKSAGTLKQWPPLNQQQLGEISNEGRESCMYGFAERVLKQKIEVDESELEDNRKKRHSISSQNGDLMSPEITLKSTGALRESAEHTPITSRVKCSGLNGKQQQPKDEDEEVDASMIKSNQGMLSAENSEDAFISSSSTSHSACSIDGNSEINNQGLSMDASYGDNRPLVFDNGREVGACVLGGVQEELEPGTVLGMVLKSGDGVLPEPVRKNVMRLSLLFQLPESSTYLHATESWQLR
- the LOC140803492 gene encoding auxin-responsive protein IAA26-like, whose product is MEGFSKKDVGCPQLLDLMVPKGKELLVKSAVETKHGLSEEKKLELRLGPPSGDWTISKGRDHTCLDQFANNPSIQNPVLKSPWNHQNMASFLHLQSAPQDPVTIMKESSQPCSIRAAVDLQSAEKKAFSPANSAQKRTAPAPAPVVGWPPLRSFRKNLVSGCSSKTASESPTDVSTKLSNQKQINNCPKSPFVKVNMDGVPIGRKVDLKAYESYEKLAIAVDELFRGLLAVQRDTCAGGIKNKETEGKGAIGGLLDGSGEYTLVYEDNEGDRMLVGDVPWHMFVSTVKRLRVLKSSELPTLSSWRK